One window from the genome of Rhodopirellula halodulae encodes:
- a CDS encoding c-type cytochrome, translated as MTQFVQRKPAYPFVIFVSRRWGWCVWLVCLVCSLNVSAGGFAKQKTAVTQSTVETQFTVEQTGDVEPGDVEQRDAIRRGWEVLTELPLLPGDFSQEVIDDIWRSWPPEARAKAAQASLEERQRLIYQRYGLSPRPTLRVESSETGDLVARFDLDESVLRKGNQPNYPGPPMQYVVDEDGQWTMNCLSCHGGSVYGVPTPGAPNNRYALQTLTEEVRSTKFRMGKPLGRMELGSMVIPLGTTNGTTNAVVFGMGLMHYRDANLNVVQRTPVSFTHHDMDAPPWWHFHKRPYLYIDGFAQKGHRGLMQFTLVPENGPDFYRDNEDHFRDVFAFLSALRPPKYEGPIDEDLAETGRHLFNDNCSRCHGTYGAGGDYPNQMVPIDEIGTDPVRFEALTVAGRQTYADSWFARDAKGVRQETLVDPEGYVAPPLDGVWASPPYFHNGSVPTLWHVLHPEDRPQLWRRVDESMDEERVGFKIELAEKVPLTQPDVQVRRSYFDTSRVGKSAKGHDYPNELTEPEKQAVLEYLKTL; from the coding sequence ATGACTCAATTCGTGCAGCGAAAACCAGCGTATCCGTTCGTGATCTTCGTATCGCGTCGTTGGGGATGGTGTGTTTGGTTGGTTTGCTTGGTGTGTTCGCTGAACGTTTCCGCGGGTGGATTTGCGAAGCAAAAAACAGCCGTCACGCAATCCACAGTCGAGACACAATTCACGGTCGAGCAGACGGGGGACGTTGAACCGGGCGACGTTGAACAACGGGATGCCATTCGCCGAGGCTGGGAGGTATTGACCGAATTGCCACTGTTGCCAGGTGATTTCTCACAGGAGGTCATCGATGACATTTGGCGAAGTTGGCCACCGGAGGCTCGCGCCAAAGCCGCGCAAGCGTCACTCGAGGAACGTCAGCGATTGATCTATCAACGCTATGGGCTGTCGCCCCGGCCAACGCTGCGGGTTGAATCATCGGAGACCGGGGACTTGGTGGCGAGATTTGACTTGGACGAGTCGGTACTCAGAAAAGGCAATCAACCGAATTATCCGGGCCCACCGATGCAGTATGTCGTGGATGAAGACGGCCAATGGACAATGAACTGTTTGTCGTGCCACGGAGGTTCGGTCTACGGCGTGCCAACGCCGGGAGCCCCGAACAACCGGTATGCGTTACAAACATTGACCGAGGAAGTTCGCAGCACCAAGTTCCGAATGGGCAAACCTCTTGGGCGGATGGAATTGGGATCCATGGTGATTCCGCTGGGGACGACCAATGGAACGACCAACGCGGTGGTGTTTGGCATGGGACTGATGCACTACCGCGACGCGAATTTGAACGTTGTTCAGCGGACTCCGGTGTCATTCACTCACCACGACATGGATGCACCGCCGTGGTGGCATTTTCACAAGCGACCCTATCTGTACATCGATGGATTTGCACAGAAAGGCCATCGCGGGCTGATGCAGTTCACGCTGGTTCCGGAGAACGGGCCGGACTTCTATCGAGACAACGAAGATCACTTCCGAGACGTTTTCGCGTTTCTGTCTGCGCTTCGGCCGCCCAAGTACGAAGGCCCGATCGACGAGGACTTGGCCGAAACGGGACGTCATCTTTTCAACGACAACTGTTCTCGTTGTCACGGAACCTACGGGGCCGGTGGGGACTATCCGAATCAAATGGTGCCGATCGATGAAATCGGCACGGATCCGGTTCGCTTCGAAGCCCTGACCGTCGCGGGACGCCAAACCTATGCTGATTCTTGGTTCGCCCGGGATGCGAAGGGTGTGCGGCAGGAAACGCTGGTCGATCCTGAGGGTTACGTGGCACCGCCACTGGACGGCGTTTGGGCCAGCCCGCCTTATTTTCACAACGGCAGCGTGCCGACGCTTTGGCACGTGTTGCACCCCGAGGATCGCCCTCAACTTTGGCGTCGGGTGGATGAGTCGATGGACGAGGAGCGAGTTGGGTTCAAAATCGAATTGGCTGAGAAGGTGCCGTTGACCCAACCCGATGTTCAAGTCCGCCGCAGCTACTTCGACACGTCACGGGTTGGAAAGAGCGCCAAGGGGCACGACTATCCGAACGAGCTGACTGAACCGGAGAAGCAAGCCGTGTTGGAATACCTCAAAACGTTGTGA
- the rdgB gene encoding RdgB/HAM1 family non-canonical purine NTP pyrophosphatase: MFDLVLGTGNAKKLVELRMMLPEDTVSLTALSEISESIDVVEDGATFAENAAKKATEQAKHLNRWVLAEDSGLSVDALKGEPGVFSARYAGTHGDDEANNDKLLRELDGVPPERRGAQFNCYLCLSDPAGNVRLAESGFCRGRIASERSGGAGFGYDPLFIVPEYHKTFGELNLTVKRALSHRSRALRVFIPKLLKLIRSLDEA, translated from the coding sequence ATGTTTGATTTGGTCTTGGGTACCGGCAACGCGAAAAAGCTTGTTGAACTTCGCATGATGTTGCCGGAGGACACTGTGTCGTTGACCGCCTTGTCAGAGATTTCCGAATCGATTGACGTGGTGGAAGACGGTGCGACCTTTGCCGAGAACGCGGCCAAGAAAGCCACCGAGCAAGCCAAGCACTTAAACCGCTGGGTGTTGGCCGAGGACAGTGGTTTGTCGGTGGACGCACTGAAAGGTGAGCCCGGCGTGTTTTCAGCTCGGTACGCCGGCACGCATGGTGACGACGAAGCCAACAACGACAAGCTACTTCGTGAGTTGGACGGTGTCCCGCCGGAACGTCGCGGGGCGCAGTTCAATTGCTACTTGTGTTTGTCGGACCCGGCCGGAAATGTTCGGCTCGCGGAGTCCGGGTTTTGCCGAGGGCGAATCGCCAGCGAACGCAGCGGCGGTGCCGGCTTCGGTTACGACCCGCTGTTCATCGTTCCCGAGTATCACAAGACCTTCGGCGAATTGAACCTGACCGTGAAGCGAGCGCTCAGTCATCGCTCGCGAGCGTTGCGGGTCTTCATCCCCAAACTGCTCAAACTGATTCGCTCGCTAGACGAAGCATAA
- the queD gene encoding 6-carboxytetrahydropterin synthase QueD: MRRFTFCAGHRLVGHEGKCQNLHGHNYVLEVYVTGKEQDAVGRILDFKQLKNRCKDWIDENWDHTFVLWDQDQNGLDAIRSSEPHRVYEMDSNPTAENMAKHFLEDVCPKILGDSGAEAYKVRLWESEETYAEVELD, translated from the coding sequence ATGCGTCGTTTCACCTTCTGCGCCGGACACCGCTTGGTGGGGCACGAGGGCAAATGTCAAAACTTGCATGGCCACAACTACGTCCTGGAGGTCTACGTGACCGGGAAAGAACAGGACGCCGTGGGACGCATTCTGGACTTCAAGCAATTGAAAAATCGCTGCAAGGACTGGATCGACGAGAACTGGGACCACACGTTCGTGCTTTGGGACCAAGACCAAAACGGCCTGGACGCGATCCGCAGCAGCGAACCCCATCGCGTCTACGAGATGGACAGCAACCCAACCGCCGAGAACATGGCCAAGCATTTTCTCGAAGATGTCTGCCCAAAGATCCTCGGCGACTCCGGTGCGGAAGCCTACAAGGTCCGCCTCTGGGAAAGCGAAGAAACCTACGCCGAAGTCGAACTCGACTGA
- a CDS encoding DoxX family protein — protein sequence MAKFLLSPLRLAVGWGLSPRLLGTIAVVMLTLLRLTIGFHFITEGVDKYKAGNWSAKPFFANAKGPFAGHFRQMVWDYDGTMRLDLEQTKVVWAVYRDRIGEHFGFDEKQTAAAQNNYAKAVQQYEYVIELNANDIEEFELGLGRVDDLDADSVAGGVSSLSGQREAVRKELAQKIGPVFSQIDAIWENYETAQNKLATPEQQSRYLAYELVRPRLQMMDTSVIDRLVPYFDMAVGWCLLLGLFTPVAALAAAGFLGSVFLSQYPPETGPTSSNYQLIECMACFVLAATGAGRFAGLDFFLHLIIRKFCGNDAATA from the coding sequence GTGGCCAAGTTTTTGCTTTCCCCTTTGCGTTTGGCCGTTGGATGGGGACTCTCACCCCGGCTGTTAGGAACGATCGCGGTGGTGATGCTCACCCTGCTTCGACTCACGATCGGGTTCCACTTCATCACCGAAGGAGTGGACAAATACAAGGCGGGCAACTGGTCCGCCAAGCCTTTCTTTGCCAACGCGAAAGGTCCTTTTGCGGGGCATTTCCGCCAAATGGTCTGGGACTACGACGGCACCATGCGGTTGGATCTGGAGCAGACCAAAGTCGTTTGGGCCGTCTATCGCGACCGAATTGGCGAGCATTTTGGGTTTGACGAAAAGCAAACAGCAGCGGCGCAAAACAACTACGCCAAAGCGGTCCAGCAATACGAATACGTCATCGAGCTGAATGCCAACGACATCGAGGAGTTCGAACTGGGCCTGGGCCGAGTCGACGATTTGGATGCCGATAGCGTGGCTGGCGGAGTCAGCTCGTTGAGCGGTCAGCGAGAAGCCGTCCGAAAAGAGCTGGCGCAGAAAATTGGTCCTGTGTTCTCGCAAATCGATGCGATTTGGGAGAATTACGAAACCGCACAAAACAAACTGGCAACGCCGGAACAACAGTCCCGCTACCTTGCGTATGAACTGGTGAGGCCGCGTTTGCAAATGATGGACACCAGCGTGATTGATCGCTTGGTGCCTTACTTTGACATGGCAGTGGGTTGGTGTTTGTTGCTGGGGCTTTTCACCCCGGTCGCCGCGTTAGCTGCCGCTGGTTTTCTCGGTTCTGTCTTTTTGAGCCAGTACCCGCCAGAAACGGGGCCGACCTCCAGCAATTATCAGCTGATCGAGTGCATGGCATGCTTCGTGTTGGCCGCCACGGGGGCGGGACGCTTTGCCGGGCTCGATTTCTTTTTGCATCTCATCATCCGAAAATTCTGCGGCAATGACGCCGCCACTGCGTGA